Proteins from a single region of Ziziphus jujuba cultivar Dongzao chromosome 1, ASM3175591v1:
- the LOC107406305 gene encoding shikimate O-hydroxycinnamoyltransferase, which produces MVTINVKESTMVKPAEETPLRPLWNSNVDIVVPSMHTPSVYFYRPTGASNFFDPTILKQALSKALVPFYPMAGRLRRDDDGRIEINCNAEGVLFVEAETNSVIDDFGDFAPTLELRKLIPTIDYSGGIHSYPLLVLQVTYFKCGGVSLGVGMQHHVADGFSGLHFVNTWSDMARGLDLTIPPFIDRTLLRPRDPPQPAFHHIEYQPAPPMKSPRQNTDTTTVSIFKLTRDQLNKLKAKSKEDGNTISYSSYEMLAGHVWRSVCKARALPVDQDTKLYIATDGRSRLQPPLPPGYFGNVIFTTTPLAVAGDLMSKPIWYAASRIHDALLRMDNDYLRSALDYLELQPDLSALVRGAHTFRCPNLGITSWVRLPIHDADFGWGRPIFMGPGGIAYEGLAFVLPSSANDGSLSVAIALQTEHMKAFEKLLYDF; this is translated from the exons ATGGTGACGATCAACGTGAAAGAGTCGACCATGGTGAAACCGGCGGAGGAAACGCCTCTGCGACCACTGTGGAATTCCAACGTGGACATAGTGGTCCCCAGCATGCACACCCCCAGCGTCTACTTCTACAGGCCCACTGGAGCATCCAACTTCTTCGACCCGACAATTCTCAAGCAAGCCCTAAGTAAGGCCCTCGTTCCTTTTTACCCCATGGCCGGCCGGTTGAGGCGCGACGACGACGGCCGAATCGAGATCAACTGTAATGCTGAGGGCGTTCTCTTCGTTGAGGCCGAAACCAACTCCGTCATCGATGACTTCGGCGATTTCGCCCCCACACTCGAGCTCCGAAAGCTCATTCCCACCATTGATTACTCTGGCGGGATTCATTCTTATCCTCTCTTGGTCTTGCAG GTTACCTACTTTAAATGTGGAGGGGTCTCGCTTGGTGTAGGCATGCAACACCATGTAGCAGATGGATTTTCTGGTCTTCACTTCGTAAACACATGGTCTGATATGGCACGAGGTCTTGATCTTACAATTCCACCATTTATAGACAGGACATTACTTCGTCCAAGAGACCCGCCTCAACCTGCATTCCACCATATTGAATACCAACCTGCTCCACCCATGAAATCTCCACGGCAAAACACAGATACAACTACAGtctccattttcaaattgaCCCGTGACCAGCTCAACAAACTGAAAGCTAAGTCTAAAGAAGATGGAAACACAATTAGCTATAGCTCATATGAGATGTTGGCAGGTCATGTTTGGAGATCCGTCTGCAAGGCACGTGCACTTCCTGTTGATCAAGACACCAAGCTATACATTGCCACCGATGGAAGGTCCAGATTGCAGCCTCCACTCCCACCTGGTTATTTTGGCAATGTGATTTTCACAACCACCCCACTTGCTGTGGCAGGTGATCTCATGTCCAAACCAATCTGGTATGCTGCAAGTCGAATTCATGACGCTTTGTTGCGTATGGACAATGATTATTTGAGGTCGGCCCTTGACTATCTGGAGCTTCAGCCTGATCTATCAGCTCTTGTTCGTGGCGCTCATACTTTCAGGTGTCCAAATCTTGGAATTACCAGTTGGGTTAGATTGCCTATTCATGATGCTGATTTTGGGTGGGGTCGACCTATTTTCATGGGACCTGGTGGTATTGCATACGAGGGGTTAGCATTCGTTCTTCCTAGCTCAGCTAATGATGGGAGCTTATCAGTAGCCATTGCTCTGCAAACTGAACACATGAAGGCATTTGAGAAGTTGTTATATGACTTTTGA